In Porites lutea chromosome 1, jaPorLute2.1, whole genome shotgun sequence, a single genomic region encodes these proteins:
- the LOC140925454 gene encoding S-phase kinase-associated protein 2-like, producing the protein MDSLPDDVWLEVFSFLSQKDLLRAALVCRTWKRLSRDSSLWSCLDLQPYARSLREDIILRLLNTMFAPLGRQLSLSKNLVTTEILKTIFETCHRLQSLSLNNSRFHSIGPWLERRVDQVETLIFLDLRNASGFAAGIEDILQKGYNLKYLGLHCCISPRLFRSIFSRKHQLRFLDCTQCDWVTADGIQIVAENCPFMESLTLAKCRNIQGKSLPSLLSNCPKLKTLILEGTQIKDEFLGTADWENTNIIELNVLSCYRLSFSGLSAVLPKLKRLRYLKCALTDEILRLIVDGFPLLEVFFLHRRYPVTVQSVSDLLFHCPSVTCLDISSIPLAFVYFETFLPRMPRLQLLSFAGNELLGTGNIIRSLARNCIDLQVICVNYFHSTDNFEIERSFVFLLQRCRKLKEVILNGLFVNNLVVSIRSLGYYVCDRDDILVAENKHFFLPGPQNSLDNVKL; encoded by the exons ATGGATTCCTTACCAGATGACGTTTGGTTGgaggtgttttcttttctttctcagaAAGATCTTCTCAGAGCTGCTCTTGTTTGTCGGACCTGGAAAAGACTGTCACGTGACAGCTCTCTCTGGTCATGCCTTGATCTTCAACCGTACGCCAGATCGCTCAGAGAGGATATTATACTGAGGCTTTTGAATACCATGTTTGCACCCCTCGGTAGACAACTCAGCCTCAGTAAGAATTTGGTGACCACGGAGATTTTAAAAACCATATTTGAAACCTGCCATCGACTGCAAAGTTTAAGTCTGAACAACAGCAGATTCCATTCCATCGGGCCGTGGCTTGAAAGGAGAGTGGATCAGGTGGAAACCTTAATATTTCTGGATTTAAGAAACGCAAGTGGATTCGCTGCTGGAATTGAGGATATCTTGCAAAAAGGATACAACTTAAAGTATCTAG GTCTTCACTGTTGTATCAGTCCTCGACTGTTTAGAAGCATTTTCAGCAGAAAACACCAGCTCCGTTTCTTAGACTGTACACAATGTGACTGGGTCACTGCTGATGGTATCCAGATTGTTGCTGAGAACTGCCCCTTTATGGAATCTTTAACGCTCGCAAAGTGTCGCAACATCCAAGGGAAATCATTACCAAGTCTATTGAGCAATTGCCCAAAGCTAAAGACGCTCATATTAGAAGGTACCCAGATAAAAGACGAATTCTTAGGAACAGCCGACTGGgaaaacaccaacatcatcgAGTTAAACGTGCTAAGCTGTTATCGACTGTCATTTTCCGGCCTTTCAGCGGTATTACCAAAACTAAAGCGCCTGCGCTACTTGAAGTGCGCGCTGACCGATGAAATTCTCCGTCTCATAGTGGACGGCTTTCCGTTGTTAgaggttttctttcttcatcgACGCTATCCAGTTACCGTTCAAAGCGTCAGTGATTTGCTCTTTCACTGTCCGAGTGTCACGTGCTTGGATATTTCATCTATTCCATTGGCGTTTGTTTATTTTGAGACCTTTTTACCCCGTATGCCCCGGCTTCAACTGTTAAGCTTTGCAGGCAACGAACTCTTGGGGACAGGGAACATTATACGTTCGCTTGCAAGAAATTGCATTGACTTACAAGTGAtatgtgttaattattttcaCTCGACAGACAACTTCGAAATCGAGCGCTCCTTTGTATTTTTGCTTCAAAGATGCCGCAAGCTCAAGGAAGTTATTTTAAACGGTTTGTTCGTGAATAATTTAGTTGTGTCTATACGGAGCTTAGGGTATTATGTGTGCGATAGAGACGACATATTGGTAGcagaaaataaacacttttttcttcCTGGACCTCAAAACAGTCTTGATAATGTCAAGTTATAG